From the genome of bacterium:
CTCGATAGTCCGGGCTGCGGAGTTTTCCCAGGTGAACCGCCCGGCGAACTCGCGTGCCCCGCGGCTGAGCCGCTCGCGCAGGCCGCTGTCCGCGGCCACTCGGCAGATCAGCGCGGCGAATCCGGCCACATCCCCCGGCTCGAACAGAAACCCGCTTTCGCCCTCCAGCACCGACTCGCGAAGGCCGGGCGAGCGGCTGGCGATCACCGGGGCGCCGCAGGCGGAGGCCTC
Proteins encoded in this window:
- a CDS encoding glycosyltransferase family 4 protein, which gives rise to ERNVRLVFAGAGDDYPRLESRAVALGLRETVIFEGRVSLERKLALLRHALAVLNPSPKEGWGITNLEASACGAPVIASRSPGLRESVLEGESGFLFEPGDVAGFAALICRVAADSGLRERLSRGAREFAGRFTWENSAARTIEHIEQIIGRD